A window of Planctomycetota bacterium genomic DNA:
TGCGCATGATGCGGTCGTGGGCCGGGCTGATGACCTTGACGACGATGTTCGTGCAACCGACGTCCTTGAGTGCCAGCGCCGCCAGGATCGAGGCCGAGATGTCGTCGCCCGTGCCGACGATGCCCGCGTCTGCCTTCTCACCGCCCAGCCGAGTCAGCACCGCCGGATCGGTCCCGTCCGCGACGGCCGTCCGCGTCGCGTGCTGCGCGACCCGATCGACCGCATCCTCCGCCAGATCGACCGCAATGACGTCGTGCCCCCGCCCGTACAGCGCTTCACACACCGCACTGCCGAAGTTGCCAAGGCCGATCACGAGGTAGCGGTTCATGGGTGAGTGGGCGCTAGGGACCAGGGATGAGGGACTAGTAGTTAGTAGCTACGCAGGGATCGGATTCAGGTGTCGGACTAGTCCCTAATCCCTAGTCCCTAGCGCCTCTTCATCCTCACCCAACCACCACATCCTCGTGCGCGAAGCGTTTGATGCCGCGGCCGGTGGCGGCGTTGTGGCTGAGGGCGGCGGCGATGGTCAGCGGGCCG
This region includes:
- a CDS encoding TrkA family potassium uptake protein, translated to MNRYLVIGLGNFGSAVCEALYGRGHDVIAVDLAEDAVDRVAQHATRTAVADGTDPAVLTRLGGEKADAGIVGTGDDISASILAALALKDVGCTNIVVKVISPAHDRIMRKLGVSETVFPERDTAQNLVARLVGSSLLNYVKLGQDFGLQEMAVPDKWENVTLRDLDLRRKHGVLVVGIHDVLTDKVQSPDPDRVLTDSDSLLISGRLADLEKLASIK